A DNA window from Gillisia sp. Hel1_33_143 contains the following coding sequences:
- a CDS encoding efflux RND transporter periplasmic adaptor subunit, producing the protein MDIALEKKRFTPKKIIMIAGAAIIAILILFVIFSSTGNSKLNVEKERITIGSVQNGNFQENIPVNGVVLPIKTIYLDAMEGGRVEERFVEDGAMMKKGEPIIRLSNTDLELSLVNQETQVYNLLTQMQISQNAARQNTINKRNNLTDVENNLIEAKRKYKLNKKLLEKGAIGRQDYIESENNFNYQKEKFQLAQEVLAQDSLSSKQESKQARESYERTRKALELMRRKVGDLVVKAPVDGQLTALDAEIGQSKQKGERLGQIDVISGYKVRAEIDEHYISRIFNGQRGSFDFNGDSYSLEIKKVYTQVSNGRFQVDMHFIDGVPDNIRRGQSLQIKLALSQEKEAVLVSKGGFFQQTGGNWIFKVSKDGESAYKTPIKLGSQNTEYYEVLEGIAPGDRVITSSYSNFGDIEELVLE; encoded by the coding sequence ATGGACATAGCATTAGAAAAGAAAAGATTTACTCCTAAAAAAATAATCATGATTGCAGGTGCTGCAATTATAGCTATTTTAATTTTATTCGTCATATTCTCCTCTACCGGGAATTCAAAACTTAATGTTGAAAAAGAACGAATTACCATTGGTAGTGTTCAAAACGGTAACTTCCAAGAAAACATCCCGGTGAACGGAGTGGTGCTGCCAATTAAGACCATTTATCTCGATGCTATGGAAGGTGGACGCGTGGAAGAACGTTTTGTGGAAGATGGTGCGATGATGAAAAAAGGGGAACCAATAATTCGATTGTCGAATACCGATTTGGAGCTGAGCCTCGTAAATCAAGAAACTCAGGTTTATAATCTGCTTACACAGATGCAGATTTCACAAAATGCTGCCAGACAGAATACCATCAATAAGCGGAACAATCTTACCGATGTAGAAAATAATTTAATCGAAGCCAAACGTAAATATAAGCTGAATAAAAAACTGCTGGAAAAAGGAGCCATTGGTCGGCAGGATTATATAGAATCTGAAAATAATTTCAATTATCAAAAAGAGAAATTTCAGCTGGCGCAGGAAGTGTTGGCACAGGATTCCCTTTCCAGTAAACAGGAATCTAAACAAGCTCGAGAATCTTATGAAAGAACAAGAAAAGCTTTGGAATTAATGCGTAGAAAAGTTGGTGACCTAGTGGTCAAAGCTCCGGTTGACGGACAACTTACCGCCCTGGATGCTGAAATTGGCCAATCTAAGCAAAAAGGGGAACGCTTGGGACAGATCGATGTGATTAGTGGTTATAAGGTTCGCGCTGAGATTGACGAACATTATATTTCCCGAATTTTTAACGGGCAGCGTGGTTCTTTTGATTTCAACGGAGACTCTTATTCGTTGGAAATAAAGAAAGTTTATACTCAGGTTTCTAATGGAAGATTTCAGGTAGATATGCATTTTATTGATGGCGTTCCAGATAATATTCGTCGCGGACAAAGTCTACAGATCAAGCTGGCGCTAAGCCAGGAAAAGGAAGCCGTGCTGGTTTCCAAAGGAGGATTCTTTCAGCAAACAGGAGGAAACTGGATCTTTAAAGTTTCCAAAGATGGAGAAAGCGCGTATAAAACACCTATAAAATTAGGCAGCCAGAATACGGAATATTATGAAGTTCTGGAAGGAATTGCACCGGGCGACAGAGTTATAACCTCCAGCTATTCTAACTTTGGAGATATTGAAGAATTAGTGCTGGAATAA